In Rattus rattus isolate New Zealand chromosome 9, Rrattus_CSIRO_v1, whole genome shotgun sequence, a genomic segment contains:
- the Tbx2 gene encoding T-box transcription factor TBX2 yields the protein MREPALAASAMAYHPFHAPRPADFPMSAFLAAAQPSFFPALALPPGALAKPLPDPGLAGAAAAAAAAAAAAEAGLHVSALGPHPPAAHLRSLKSLEPEDEVEDDPKVTLEAKELWDQFHKLGTEMVITKSGRRMFPPFKVRVSGLDKKAKYILLMDIVAADDCRYKFHNSRWMVAGKADPEMPKRMYIHPDSPATGEQWMAKPVAFHKLKLTNNISDKHGFTILNSMHKYQPRFHIVRANDILKLPYSTFRTYVFPETDFIAVTAYQNDKITQLKIDNNPFAKGFRDTGNGRREKRKQLTLPTLRLYEEHCKPERDGAESDASSCDPPPAREPPPSPSAAPSPLRLHRARAEEKPCAADSDPEPERSGEERAAAPLGRSSSRDASPARLTEPERSRERRSPERGSKEPTEGGGDRPFSLRSLEKERAEARRKDEGRNKDVGEGKEPSLAPLVVQTDSASPLGAGHLPGLAFSSHLHGQQFFGPLGAGQPLFLHPGQFAMGPGAFSAMGMGHLLASVAGGGGNSGGAAPGTAAGLDAGGLGPAASAASTATPFPFHLSQHMLASQGIPMPTFGGLFPYPYTYMAAAAAAASALPATSAAAAAAAAAGSLSRSPFLGSARPRLRFSPYQIPVTIPPSSSLLTTGLAAESSKGGNSREPSPLPELALRKVGGPSRGALSPSGSAKEAASELQSIQRLVSGLESQRALSPGRESPK from the exons ATGAGAGAGCCGGCGCTGGCAGCCAGCGCCATGGCTTACCATCCGTTCCACGCGCCACGGCCCGCCGATTTCCCCATGTCCGCCTTCCTGGCGGCAGCGCAGCCCTCCTTCTTCCCGGCGCTAGCGCTGCCGCCCGGCGCGCTGGCCAAGCCTTTGCCCGACCCGGGCCTGGCGGGGGCGGCGGCCgcggcagcagcggcggcggcggcagccgAGGCGGGGCTGCACGTCTCGGCACTCGGCCCGCACCCGCCCGCCGCGCATCTGCGCTCGCTCAAGAGCCTGGAACCGGAGGACGAGGTGGAGGACGACCCCAAGGTGACGCTGGAGGCCaaggagctgtgggaccagttccaCAAGCTGGGCACCGAGATGGTCATCACCAAGTCCGGGAG GCGGATGTTCCCCCCCTTCAAGGTTCGAGTCAGCGGCCTGGACAAGAAGGCCAAGTACATCCTGCTGATGGACATTGTGGCTGCCGATGACTGCCGCTATAAGTTTCACAACTCAAGATGGATGGTGGCAGGCAAAGCTGACCCCGAGATGCCTAAACGCATGTACATCCACCCGGACAGTCCGGCCACAGGGGAGCAGTGGATGGCCAAGCCTGTGGCCTTCCACAAACTGAAGCTAACCAACAACATTTCTGACAAGCATGGCTTT ACCATCCTGAACTCTATGCACAAGTACCAGCCGCGCTTCCACATCGTTCGAGCCAACGACATCTTGAAGCTCCCATACAGTACCTTTCGCACCTATGTCTTCCCAGAGACTGACTTCATCGCTGTCACTGCCTACCAGAATGACAAG ATTACACAGCTGAAGATCGACAACAACCCTTTTGCCAAGGGCTTCCGGGACACCGGGAACGGCCGTCGGGAGAAAAG GAAGCAGCTAACGCTGCCCACTCTCCGTTTGTATGAGGAGCACTGTAAACCGGAGCGTGACGGCGCTGAATCCGATGCCTCGTCCTGCGACCCTCCGCCTGCGCGCGAACCACCGCCCTCCCCCAGCGCAGCGCCCAGCCCTCTACGCCTGCACCGGGCCCGAG CCGAGGAGAAGCCGTGCGCAGCCGACAGCGACCCTGAGCCGGAGCGGTCGGGCGAGGAGCGCGCCGCAGCGCCCCTGGGCCGCAGCTCTTCGCGGGACGCCAGCCCCGCTCGCCTGACCGAACCCGAACGCTCCCGGGAGCGGCGCAGCCCGGAGAGGGGCAGCAAGGAACCGACGGAGGGCGGTGGGGACCGCCCATTTAGCCTGCGGAGCCTGGAGAAGGAGCGCGCGGAGGCCCGGAGGAAGGATGAGGGGCGCAACAAGGACGTGGGCGAAGGCAAGGAGCCCAGCCTGGCGCCTCTGGTGGTGCAGACAGACAGTGCGTCCCCCCTGGGTGCGGGCCATCTGCCCGGCCTGGCCTTCTCCAGCCACCTGCACGGGCAGCAGTTCTTTGGGCCGTTGGGAGCTGGCCAGCCCCTCTTCCTGCACCCAGGACAATTTGCCATGGGCCCCGGAGCCTTCTCCGCCATGGGCATGGGTCATCTGCTAGCCTCGGTGGCAGGCGGCGGTGGCAATAGCGGGGGCGCTGCGCCCGGAACCGCGGCGGGGCTGGACGCAGGCGGGCTGGGTCCCGCAGCCAGCGCAGCGAGCACCGCGACTCCCTTCCCGTTCCACCTCTCCCAGCACATGCTGGCATCTCAG ggAATCCCAATGCCCACTTTCGGAGGCCTCTTCCCCTACCCATACACTTACATGGCAGCAgcggccgccgccgcctccgCTTTACCCGCCACCAGCGCTgcagctgccgccgccgccgccgctggtTCTCTATCACGGAGCCCATTTCTGGGCAGTGCCCGGCCCCGCCTGCGCTTCAGCCCCTACCAGATCCCGGTCACCATCCCACCTAGCTCTAGCCTCCTTACCACCGGGCTGGCGGCGGAGAGCTCCAAGGGCGGAAATAGCCGTGAGCCCAGTCCACTGCCTGAGCTGGCTCTCCGAAAAGTGGGGGGCCCATCCCGCGGGGCCCTATCGCCCAGCGGCTCAGCCAAAGAGGCGGCCAGTGAACTGCAGAGCATCCAGAGACTGGTGAGTGGGCTAGAGAGCCAGCGAGCCCTCTCCCCCGGCCGGGAGTCTCCCAAGTGA